From Passer domesticus isolate bPasDom1 chromosome 8, bPasDom1.hap1, whole genome shotgun sequence, a single genomic window includes:
- the LOC135305984 gene encoding olfactory receptor 14A16-like: MSNSSSISHFLLLALADTRQLQLLHFCLLLGISLAALLGNGLIISAVACGQHLHTPMFFFLLNLALSDLGSICTTVPKAMHNSLWDTTTISCTGCAAQLFFFMFFISAELSLLTIMCYDRYVSICKPLHYGTLLGSRACAHMAAAAWASGFLNAVMHTANTFSLPLCHGNTLGQFFCEIPQILKLSCSKSYLRELGPIAISVCLSFGCFVFIVFSYVQIFRAVLRIPSEQGRHKAFSTCLPHLAVVSLFISTGTFAHLKPLSISSPCVDLSVSVLYSVVPPALNPLIYSLRNQELKAAVWRLITGCIQEH; the protein is encoded by the coding sequence atgtccaacagcagctccatcagccacttcctcctgctggcattggcagacacgcggcagctgcagctcctgcacttctgcctcttgctgggcatctccctggctgccctcctgggcaacggcctcatcatcagcgccgtagcctgcggccagcacctgcacacgcccatgttcttcttcctgctcaacctggccctcagcgacctgggctccatctgcaccactgtccccaaagccatgcacaattccctctgggacaccaccaccatctcctgcacaggatgtgctgcacagctcttcttctttatgtttttcatatcagcagagctttccctcctgaccatcatgtgctacgaccgctacgtgtccatctgcaaacccctgcactacgggaccctcctgggcagcagagcttgtgcccacatggcagcagctgcctgggccagtggctTTCTTAATGCTGttatgcacacggccaatacattttccctgcccctgtgtcaTGGCAAtaccctgggccagttcttctgtgaaatcccccagatcctcaagctctcctgctccaaatcctatcTCAGGGAACTTGGGCCCATTGCTATTAGTGTCTGTTTAtcatttggttgttttgtgttcatagttttctcctatgtgcagatcttcagggctgtgctgaggatcccctctgagcagggacggcacaaagccttttccacctgcctccctcacctggctgtggtgtCCTTGTTTATCAGCACTGGTACATTTGCTCACCTGAAGCCCCTGTCCATCTCCTCTCCATGTGTGGATCTGtcagtgtcagttctgtactcagtggtgcctccagccctcaaccccctcatctacagcctgaggaaccaggagctcaaggctgcagtgtggagactgatcaCTGGATGCATTCAGGAACATTAA